One stretch of Tepiditoga spiralis DNA includes these proteins:
- the sufB gene encoding Fe-S cluster assembly protein SufB → MTDFNMEELLIDQSRFDFRNPEVYAYKSLPGLNKKIIEEMTFQKEQPKWLLEKRLKALEIFKTIKDPNFGVDVSGLDLNKIIAYIKPKGKKSNTWEEVPDEIKDTFEKLGIPEAERKALAGVGAQYDSEVVYQHVQDDLKKLGVIFMDMESAVKKYPDLVKQYFMKAVPPTDHKYAALHGAIWSGGTFLYVPKGVKVPLPLQAYFRMNNPGMGQLEHTIIVADEGAEVSFIEGCSAPFYNTTNIHAGMVEIYVRRGARVKYVTIQNWSKNTYNLNTKRAMVEEDGIMEWVSGSLGSYKTMIYPSSILIGRGAKTEIKAITYAGANQHMDAGSKVLMLAPHTSATVDARSISVAGGWSFYRGWLKVNEKARGAKASVECQALMLDNESKSDTVPLIEVYNDDADVGHEAKIGRIKQEQIYYLMTRGLSEAEAKAMVVRGFVEPFSKELPIEYAIELNRLLNLEVESSIG, encoded by the coding sequence ATGACAGATTTTAATATGGAAGAACTTTTAATAGATCAGAGTAGATTTGACTTTAGAAATCCTGAGGTTTATGCTTATAAATCATTGCCTGGATTGAATAAAAAAATAATAGAAGAAATGACATTTCAAAAAGAACAGCCAAAATGGTTGTTGGAAAAAAGACTAAAAGCATTAGAAATTTTTAAAACTATAAAAGATCCAAATTTTGGTGTAGATGTTTCTGGACTTGATTTAAATAAAATAATTGCTTATATAAAGCCTAAAGGAAAAAAGAGTAATACTTGGGAAGAAGTTCCAGATGAAATAAAAGATACTTTTGAAAAATTAGGGATTCCAGAAGCAGAAAGAAAAGCATTGGCTGGAGTTGGAGCTCAATATGATTCAGAAGTTGTTTATCAACACGTTCAAGATGATCTTAAAAAACTTGGAGTTATTTTTATGGATATGGAAAGTGCAGTAAAAAAGTATCCTGATTTAGTTAAACAGTATTTTATGAAGGCTGTTCCACCAACAGATCATAAATATGCTGCTTTACATGGTGCAATTTGGAGTGGTGGAACATTTTTATATGTTCCTAAGGGTGTAAAAGTACCATTACCTCTACAAGCTTACTTTAGAATGAATAATCCTGGAATGGGACAACTTGAACACACTATAATAGTTGCAGATGAAGGAGCAGAAGTTTCATTTATAGAGGGTTGTTCTGCACCTTTTTATAATACAACAAATATACATGCTGGAATGGTTGAAATATATGTTAGACGTGGAGCAAGAGTTAAGTATGTAACTATACAAAACTGGAGTAAAAATACATATAATTTGAATACTAAAAGAGCCATGGTTGAAGAAGATGGAATAATGGAATGGGTTTCAGGATCTTTGGGAAGTTATAAAACAATGATATATCCTTCATCAATTTTAATTGGTAGGGGAGCTAAAACAGAAATAAAAGCTATAACTTATGCTGGTGCAAATCAACATATGGATGCTGGATCAAAAGTTTTAATGCTTGCTCCTCATACAAGTGCAACTGTTGATGCAAGAAGTATTTCAGTTGCAGGTGGATGGTCTTTTTATAGAGGGTGGTTAAAAGTAAATGAAAAAGCAAGAGGGGCTAAAGCTTCCGTTGAATGTCAAGCTTTGATGCTTGATAACGAATCTAAGAGTGATACAGTTCCTTTAATAGAGGTTTATAATGATGATGCGGATGTTGGACATGAAGCTAAAATAGGAAGAATAAAACAAGAACAAATATACTATTTAATGACAAGAGGTTTATCAGAGGCAGAAGCAAAGGCAATGGTTGTTAGAGGCTTTGTTGAACCATTTTCTAAAGAACTTCCTATTGAGTATGCAATAGAATTGAATAGACTTCTTAATTTAGAAGTAGAATCTTCAATAGGATGA
- the sufC gene encoding Fe-S cluster assembly ATPase SufC produces the protein MNTILEIKNLKAKTVDDGTLILKGVNLKINEGEIHAIMGPNGSGKSTLSNVIMGSPKYEVVEGDILFKGKSILGLSTDQRAKLGLFMSFQSPESVDGVKMRQFLLNSYRNINTEDEITALKLNKKILNFSDTVKLNKDFLNRYVNTGFSGGERKKSEILQMGLLNPSLSILDEIDSGLDVDALKIVSESINKFKTEKMGILMITHYQRILNYVTPDFVHVYANGTIVKTGDATLAKEVEENGYAFLETVEE, from the coding sequence ATGAATACAATATTAGAGATAAAAAACTTAAAAGCAAAGACTGTAGATGATGGAACACTCATATTAAAAGGAGTTAATTTAAAAATAAATGAAGGTGAAATTCATGCTATAATGGGACCAAATGGTTCAGGAAAATCAACACTTTCAAATGTTATTATGGGAAGTCCAAAGTATGAAGTTGTTGAAGGAGATATTTTATTTAAAGGAAAATCTATATTAGGCTTGAGTACAGATCAAAGGGCAAAGTTAGGTTTGTTTATGTCTTTTCAATCCCCAGAATCTGTTGATGGAGTTAAGATGAGACAGTTTTTATTGAATTCTTATAGAAATATAAATACAGAAGACGAAATAACTGCTTTAAAATTAAATAAAAAAATATTAAATTTTTCTGACACTGTAAAGTTAAATAAAGACTTTTTAAATAGATATGTAAATACAGGTTTTTCGGGTGGAGAAAGAAAAAAGAGTGAAATACTTCAAATGGGTTTATTAAATCCAAGCCTTTCAATATTAGATGAAATTGATTCTGGTCTTGATGTTGATGCTTTAAAAATAGTTTCTGAATCTATAAATAAATTTAAAACAGAAAAAATGGGGATATTAATGATAACTCATTATCAAAGAATATTAAATTATGTAACACCAGATTTTGTTCACGTATATGCAAATGGTACGATAGTAAAAACTGGAGATGCAACATTAGCTAAAGAAGTTGAAGAAAATGGGTATGCATTTTTAGAAACTGTTGAGGAGTGA
- a CDS encoding Rpn family recombination-promoting nuclease/putative transposase, whose protein sequence is MNINPLVDFAFKVIFGSEKNKDILIDFLNALLKEENKKIESLDILNPYTEKTAINDKLSILDIKAKLDNGTYVNIEVQLINEKNMIKRTLYYWGKMYTEQLKKGKSYISLERTITINILNFNLLKTKKYHSIYRLKDIKENTELTDVMEVHFVELPKIETEEANLNDKLIEWLLFLKEPENTNMEVITMKNKEIKKAMTVLEFINSDRIAKELYEAREKELMDKIDQQLYAEEVGMKKGFQKGLKKGIEQGIEQGIEQGIEQGIEQGIGKGIEQGIKQEKLIISKKLLKKKFGNKMDNLIPKLDTLSIEKLDEIISNIFDLTIETLKNKIK, encoded by the coding sequence ATGAATATAAATCCATTAGTAGACTTTGCATTTAAAGTAATATTTGGAAGTGAAAAAAACAAAGACATATTAATAGATTTTTTAAATGCTTTATTAAAAGAAGAAAATAAAAAAATAGAGAGTTTAGATATATTAAATCCATACACAGAAAAAACTGCAATAAATGATAAGTTATCCATATTGGATATAAAAGCAAAATTAGATAATGGAACATATGTAAATATTGAAGTACAATTAATAAATGAAAAAAATATGATAAAGAGAACTTTATATTATTGGGGAAAAATGTATACAGAACAATTAAAAAAAGGCAAGAGCTATATAAGTTTAGAAAGAACAATAACAATAAACATTTTAAACTTTAATTTATTAAAAACAAAAAAATACCATAGCATATATAGATTAAAAGACATAAAAGAAAATACAGAATTAACCGATGTAATGGAAGTACATTTTGTTGAACTACCAAAAATAGAAACAGAAGAAGCAAACTTAAATGATAAATTAATTGAATGGTTATTGTTCTTAAAAGAACCAGAAAATACAAACATGGAGGTGATAACCATGAAGAATAAAGAAATTAAAAAAGCAATGACTGTATTAGAATTTATAAATTCAGATAGAATAGCAAAAGAATTATATGAAGCAAGAGAAAAGGAATTAATGGATAAGATAGATCAACAACTATATGCAGAAGAAGTTGGAATGAAAAAAGGTTTTCAAAAAGGGTTAAAAAAGGGTATTGAACAAGGTATTGAACAAGGTATTGAACAAGGTATTGAACAAGGTATTGAACAAGGTATTGGAAAAGGCATTGAGCAAGGCATAAAACAAGAAAAATTAATAATTTCAAAAAAACTTTTAAAAAAGAAATTTGGGAATAAAATGGATAACTTAATACCAAAATTAGATACATTATCCATTGAAAAATTAGATGAAATAATATCTAACATTTTTGATTTAACAATTGAAACCTTAAAAAACAAAATTAAATAG
- a CDS encoding basic amino acid/polyamine antiporter yields the protein MSNNKVLGLFALITLVIGSMIGAGIFNSPADLGSVANPGAIFIGWAITGFGVFSLAMVFYFLTMKKPELEGGIYTYAREQFGEFIGFNAAWGYWWAALLANIAFFAVIMKILSGYFPILETNKIYAFIFSSIILWIYHFLIISGIKTAGITNAVLTILKLIPLFIVAIFSLFAFKPDLVKEFFFSTTLASTGEYSSIWHQINNSFGTMLWSFVGIEGAVVLSNKAKSKKDIGKATIIGFLITLFVYVSVSTLTMGIVPVKELVSSTSPLGTVLKELIGPFGKYLLDFGFLISVFGALLSWLLLTSEIPFIASKTDNVFTKNFSKQNEHATPIFSLTITNILTQIFLLFLMSKTLQGVYNTIFYISTTTLLLPYLTSSIFGANVAFKEKSGIFKFFSIVAIIYTIWVIYAVGIVYVLTAIVIYATGIFIYPKAKKERNLNLTKNEKLSYFIMDSIAVIVIIMVIFGKLSV from the coding sequence ATGAGTAACAATAAAGTTTTAGGATTATTTGCATTAATAACTCTTGTTATTGGTTCTATGATTGGTGCTGGAATTTTTAATTCGCCCGCAGATTTAGGAAGTGTGGCAAATCCAGGAGCAATATTTATTGGTTGGGCTATTACAGGATTTGGAGTTTTTTCGTTAGCCATGGTTTTTTATTTCTTGACTATGAAAAAACCAGAACTTGAAGGTGGAATTTACACATATGCACGTGAACAATTTGGAGAATTTATTGGATTTAATGCTGCTTGGGGATATTGGTGGGCAGCTTTATTAGCTAATATAGCTTTTTTTGCTGTGATAATGAAAATATTAAGTGGGTATTTTCCAATACTTGAAACAAATAAAATATATGCTTTTATATTTTCAAGTATAATATTGTGGATATATCATTTTTTAATAATTAGTGGTATAAAAACTGCAGGTATTACAAATGCTGTTTTAACAATATTAAAGCTAATACCCCTTTTTATAGTCGCAATATTTTCTTTATTTGCATTTAAACCAGATTTAGTAAAAGAATTTTTCTTTTCAACAACATTAGCTTCAACTGGAGAATATTCTTCAATATGGCATCAAATAAATAATAGTTTTGGAACAATGCTTTGGTCATTTGTTGGTATTGAAGGTGCAGTTGTTTTATCAAATAAAGCAAAATCTAAAAAAGATATTGGAAAGGCTACAATAATAGGATTTTTAATTACTTTATTTGTTTATGTTAGTGTATCAACTTTAACAATGGGAATAGTTCCTGTAAAAGAATTAGTAAGTTCAACTTCACCACTTGGAACAGTTTTAAAAGAATTAATAGGTCCTTTTGGAAAGTATTTATTAGATTTTGGATTTTTAATATCTGTTTTTGGAGCACTTTTAAGTTGGTTACTATTAACTTCTGAAATACCTTTTATTGCATCAAAAACAGATAATGTTTTTACTAAAAATTTTTCAAAACAAAATGAACATGCAACTCCTATATTTTCTTTAACAATAACAAATATTTTAACACAAATATTTTTATTGTTTTTAATGTCAAAAACATTGCAAGGTGTATATAATACAATTTTTTATATTTCTACTACAACATTACTATTACCTTATTTAACTTCTTCTATATTTGGAGCAAATGTTGCTTTTAAAGAAAAAAGTGGAATCTTTAAATTCTTTTCAATAGTTGCTATTATATACACAATTTGGGTAATTTATGCTGTTGGAATTGTTTATGTTTTGACGGCTATAGTTATTTATGCAACTGGGATTTTTATTTATCCTAAAGCCAAAAAAGAAAGAAATTTAAATTTAACTAAAAATGAAAAGTTATCTTATTTTATAATGGATTCAATAGCAGTTATTGTTATAATTATGGTTATATTTGGAAAGTTATCAGTTTAA
- the fabF gene encoding beta-ketoacyl-ACP synthase II — MNRVAVTGIGTINSIAKNTKEFSESLKNDVVGIDMITQFDTSDHKVKIASEIKNFEPKNYMDKKVAKRYDRFLQLALVASKEAIEDAKFKNDDWKENTAVIIGSGIGGFKTLFSEFEKFSKKGAKMVSPFLIPMMIPDMVSGAVAIEHKLKGPNFSTVSACASSLNAIANSAMLIKHGYINVAVTGGSEAVISPMPIAAFANMQALSTRNDDPKTASRPFDKDRDGFVMGEGSGILILESEEHAKARGAKIYGYIDGFGLSGDGYHISATDPEGAGAVKAMEMALKTANAKPEDIDMINCHGTSTPVGDVSEIKAIKQVFGSHTEKLLVQSTKGHIGHNLGAAGAIELIAVILQSNEEFIHGMPTIQNIDGKFEDLNITLKTKNGKVKKILKNAFGFGGHNASILFVKEDN, encoded by the coding sequence ATGAATAGAGTTGCAGTAACTGGTATAGGAACAATAAATTCAATAGCAAAAAACACAAAAGAATTTTCAGAGAGTTTAAAAAATGATGTTGTTGGCATAGACATGATAACTCAATTTGATACATCAGATCACAAAGTTAAAATTGCTAGTGAAATAAAAAATTTTGAACCAAAAAATTATATGGATAAAAAGGTCGCAAAAAGATATGATAGATTTTTACAACTTGCATTAGTTGCATCTAAAGAAGCTATTGAAGATGCAAAATTTAAAAATGATGATTGGAAAGAAAATACAGCTGTAATTATAGGTTCTGGAATTGGTGGATTTAAAACTTTATTTTCGGAATTTGAAAAATTTTCAAAAAAAGGAGCAAAAATGGTTAGCCCATTTTTGATTCCAATGATGATTCCAGACATGGTTTCTGGTGCTGTAGCAATAGAACACAAATTAAAAGGACCTAACTTTTCAACAGTAAGCGCTTGTGCTTCATCATTAAATGCAATAGCAAATTCAGCAATGTTAATAAAACATGGATATATTAATGTAGCTGTAACTGGTGGTTCAGAAGCAGTAATAAGCCCTATGCCAATAGCTGCATTTGCAAATATGCAAGCACTTTCAACAAGAAATGACGATCCTAAAACTGCGTCAAGACCTTTTGATAAAGATAGAGATGGTTTTGTCATGGGTGAAGGATCTGGAATTTTAATTTTAGAATCCGAAGAACATGCAAAAGCACGTGGAGCAAAAATATATGGATATATAGATGGATTTGGTCTAAGTGGTGATGGTTATCATATAAGCGCAACTGATCCAGAAGGTGCTGGTGCTGTAAAGGCAATGGAAATGGCTTTAAAAACTGCTAATGCTAAACCTGAAGATATAGATATGATAAATTGTCATGGTACAAGTACTCCTGTTGGTGATGTTTCAGAAATAAAAGCAATAAAACAAGTCTTTGGTTCTCACACAGAAAAATTACTTGTTCAGTCAACAAAAGGACACATAGGACATAATCTTGGAGCTGCTGGAGCTATAGAATTAATAGCAGTAATACTTCAATCAAATGAAGAATTCATACATGGTATGCCAACTATCCAAAATATAGATGGAAAATTTGAAGATTTAAATATAACTTTAAAAACAAAAAACGGAAAAGTTAAAAAAATTTTAAAAAATGCATTTGGCTTTGGTGGACATAATGCAAGTATACTCTTTGTTAAGGAGGATAATTAA
- a CDS encoding DegV family protein produces MGRIGIVVDNTSNIPNKLINELGIGCVSLYVIRNNKYVRASDVCQTKFYDEIKKSVYIPHTSQPSVADFESIYKNMINKYDEIISLHISSKLSGTYNSATLAAKLIDSEKIHVIDSKTTSWGLGYLAIEIKNIIDKNQYSTKQIIEYAKNFYKKTKVFFSVGDLNYLYKGGRIGKAKALMGSLLNLKPLITLENGELSAVRSLRGNKNLFNEMIERSFDFSGKLKKISLIHTGNLKLAGDLKDMLISRKISEDIINISYLDIIIGTHLGPNSVGIITHFE; encoded by the coding sequence ATGGGAAGAATTGGAATAGTAGTAGATAACACTTCAAATATTCCAAACAAATTAATAAACGAACTTGGTATAGGCTGTGTTTCTTTATATGTTATAAGAAATAACAAATATGTTCGGGCATCTGATGTTTGCCAAACAAAATTTTATGATGAAATAAAAAAATCAGTTTATATTCCACACACATCTCAACCATCTGTTGCAGACTTTGAATCAATTTATAAAAACATGATAAATAAATATGATGAAATAATATCGTTACATATATCCTCAAAATTGAGTGGAACCTACAATTCTGCTACATTGGCTGCAAAACTTATTGACAGTGAAAAAATACATGTAATCGATTCAAAAACAACAAGCTGGGGATTAGGTTACTTAGCAATAGAAATTAAAAATATAATAGATAAAAATCAATACTCAACAAAACAGATAATAGAATATGCAAAAAATTTTTATAAAAAAACAAAAGTTTTCTTTAGTGTTGGAGACTTAAATTATCTTTATAAAGGTGGTAGAATTGGAAAAGCAAAAGCATTAATGGGTAGCCTATTAAATTTAAAACCATTAATAACTCTTGAAAATGGTGAATTGAGTGCTGTAAGAAGTTTACGTGGAAACAAAAATCTTTTTAATGAAATGATAGAAAGAAGTTTTGATTTTTCTGGTAAATTAAAAAAAATATCTTTAATTCATACTGGTAATCTAAAATTAGCTGGAGATTTAAAAGATATGCTAATCTCCCGAAAAATAAGTGAAGATATAATAAATATAAGCTATTTAGACATTATAATAGGAACTCACTTAGGTCCAAACTCTGTAGGTATAATAACACATTTTGAATAG
- the fabZ gene encoding 3-hydroxyacyl-ACP dehydratase FabZ: MNIDEIMKILPHRYPFLLVDKVLSIEENKIIALKNVTINEPFFQGHFPKYPIMPGVLQIEGLAQTAGLLFMKDLKEDVVPLFIGIDKCRFKKEVRPGDTITYELEVMAEKAGVYKLKGIVKCEGKVCTKAEIMVGIKK, from the coding sequence TTGAATATAGACGAAATTATGAAAATTTTACCTCATAGATACCCTTTTTTACTTGTAGATAAAGTATTATCAATAGAAGAAAATAAAATAATAGCATTAAAAAATGTAACAATAAATGAACCTTTTTTTCAAGGCCATTTCCCAAAATATCCAATAATGCCTGGAGTTTTACAAATAGAAGGTTTAGCTCAAACCGCTGGACTCTTATTTATGAAAGACTTAAAAGAAGATGTTGTTCCTTTATTTATAGGTATTGACAAATGTAGATTTAAAAAAGAAGTTAGACCTGGAGATACAATAACTTACGAATTAGAGGTAATGGCTGAAAAAGCCGGAGTATATAAATTAAAAGGAATTGTAAAATGTGAAGGAAAAGTTTGTACAAAAGCAGAAATAATGGTCGGTATAAAAAAATAA
- a CDS encoding 3-oxoacyl-ACP synthase III family protein: MKVLQIGAYIPENILTNEMLSERFNVSTEWIYKRTNIKKRFLSNTSILDMGIKASKNLDLNGVDAVLFASSIGPHYVPNYVSAFKALNIKTAKYGIDISNGFVGFITAVHTAEIMMKEKLAKRVLIIISEKLSDLTDKNDINTAILFSDAAIAMVVETENYDYEHKTNYDYSLYPALNVNKDKKIEMNGKTVYRFAVKNMNEIIKKFLTSKTKLIVPHQANGRILNSVSKQFSGVKFLNYIEETGNTGAASIPLALYKYYGNKSFSLKNHILVSVGGGMTASGITWRCFNEDSNN, from the coding sequence ATGAAAGTTCTTCAAATTGGAGCTTATATTCCTGAAAATATCTTAACAAATGAAATGCTTTCTGAGAGATTTAATGTTTCTACAGAATGGATATATAAAAGAACAAATATAAAAAAAAGATTTTTATCAAATACTTCAATATTAGATATGGGAATAAAAGCTTCTAAAAATTTAGACTTAAATGGTGTAGATGCCGTTTTATTTGCTTCATCTATTGGTCCGCATTATGTTCCAAATTATGTTAGCGCTTTTAAAGCATTAAATATAAAAACAGCAAAATATGGAATAGATATTTCAAATGGATTTGTTGGTTTTATAACAGCAGTACATACAGCAGAAATAATGATGAAAGAAAAATTGGCTAAAAGAGTTTTAATAATCATCTCTGAAAAATTATCAGATCTTACAGATAAAAATGATATAAATACTGCCATTCTTTTTTCAGATGCAGCAATTGCAATGGTTGTTGAAACAGAAAATTATGATTATGAACATAAAACTAATTATGATTATTCACTTTATCCTGCTTTGAATGTAAATAAAGATAAGAAAATTGAAATGAATGGAAAAACTGTATATAGATTTGCAGTTAAGAATATGAATGAAATAATAAAAAAATTTTTAACTTCAAAAACAAAGTTAATTGTTCCACATCAAGCAAATGGAAGAATTTTAAACTCTGTATCCAAACAATTTTCAGGAGTTAAATTTTTGAACTATATAGAAGAAACAGGTAACACTGGTGCGGCAAGTATACCACTTGCACTTTATAAGTACTATGGAAACAAATCATTTTCTTTAAAAAATCATATTTTAGTATCAGTTGGTGGTGGAATGACTGCCAGTGGAATAACTTGGAGGTGTTTTAATGAAGACTCGAATAACTGA